Below is a genomic region from Rosa chinensis cultivar Old Blush chromosome 5, RchiOBHm-V2, whole genome shotgun sequence.
ACACATCCAATCATCAAATGCAATAACAAGCAAGCATCAAACCAATTTCCCTTATGACAAACTTGACAGTGAATCCTATATAAAGAACTTAAAAGACTAGGAGAACAGAAGAAAGGAATCAAGTGGTATACAGTATCAGCTTTTTGAAGGTCAAATGAAATTCTTTTACAAATCAAGATCAATACTCTACAGCAACACAAGTAAAAATTTCCATGAACTTAATGAAGAGATAAAATATACAATGAGCAAAAAGatgtgtaattaattttttaaccTCCTAAGCTGCAAGTTAGTTCTAGTAACAATTTTCATACAATAGATAGAGGAAAAATCATTGATGATCGTGATGAACCATGAGGAGGCTAAAAGATCAGTAATTTCCCCAAAGTAAGGAACATACATCTAAAATAGAAGTAGAATGAAAGGGAAATATTTTACTTTTGAACCTAAAAGGATGCACCTAGGTAAAGCGAATAGGCCACACTATAAGAATCGAGGTTCATCCGCTTTTTACAGGAAAGGTAAATCCTTTATAGGTGGACATATAGGAAAAGTGAAAGTATATGttgttccttttcttttgtcCTTTATATTACACAACAGAACTCTTGCATAtctactaaaagaaaaaatgtaattTTGATCTCCGAATTTCATAAGAGTTTCCTGTAGGAGGAAACGACACCACAATCCACTAACTATATATGAGGATCCAAAACAGAGCATGATCATTAGAATCAAAAGTTCCAACTCTAATCTGTTACTAATCTACTGAGATAAGAACAGAAACACAAACTCATCTCCAGAATAAAAAATAtactaaaacagaaaaaagcAAGGTTTAAGAGAACCAACCTGACTTTGCATTGGATGAGACTCTGTGAACTGAAGGCTCCCCCCACCTGCTGCACCAACAATTCCCCATTTTACCAAAACCAGAAACAACTCAAAGCCCACTTCCTCACCAACCACCCATCACCACAACCAAGATTGTGTCTTTGTTTCAGAAAGATGAATGGGATTTAGACCTGAAATAGAAGAACAAAAAGTGAAGAATGAGAAGTGGTTTTGATGTGGGAACTTTGTTGAATTGAATGGGTACAACCCAAACACACTAACACAAACACAATTTGTTGTTGAAGAATGAAAGGAAAGAGTAAGAGAGAATTCTTTCTTGATGGTAATGATGGAATGAGGGGGTTGAGGTGGGTGCTGGTTCTTGGCCATGGCAGAAATGGGCCCACATACTCTTTGGgagctttttgtttcttttggtttcAAAAATATATTCAGACTTTGTTTAGTGCGCACAGCATGCATAGCAATTAGCATACATGGTCATGGTGGAATGGGACTTCAATTCCCACCAATCTTTTTCCATcacatttcttttcctttctttctttctttccttccttCCTCAGCAGCCTCTTCTCTACTGTACCATAACAGTAATTAAATTGTTACTTCTGATTCACACTATTCCCCAAAAGCTGGAAGCTTACTGTTAGTTTCTACTACCTTACCTAACATTCATTATCATATATAAATTCTTCTAATGGCAGAACTAGGACTAATACATGTTTATGGTGTGTACGTATAATAACTATATATTAATGTTAAAATATAGACCAACCCACACCCACACCCACTTTTGGAGCATTACATTGGATAATCAAACTGTCCTATAAGCACAGTATCAGTTGGTTTTGTATTGAACTAAGAAAGTTCACACGTGTATACCACAACTTACTTCCTATCAGCTTAAAAATCTAGGTCTGTCTAGAACTTTTTGTTCCATGTACATTCCATTGTAGCATCAAGTGAATTGACAGTGTATCATATTCCATCATCCACATAATACAAATAAATTAAACTTTTAGGGGAGAGTTGCAACTTAATCACTTAGAAAAGCATAATTTTTCTCAAAGAGTACTAAAAGGTTTTGCAGATCAGAAAGGTCCCATAGCATATGGCTGCTAGtgcttggaagttggaacatCCCAAAAGGCCAAAAACCCTTGAAGGGAAAGATTGTTCTTTAGTGctcggggttttttttttttaaatctaggACAGCAACCCGTTTGATAGCTCATTGTATAGGGCAATACCGAAAAGAGTGATCAGTACCATAAAACCTTTgatttttccttgttttctcCACTAATTTTGGCCAAGGATTTCTTTAGAATAAAGCATTTATGTACCTCTCTGTTTTAACTTCTACAAGCCCATTACTACTCtgttctctcttcctcttctacAGAAAACTTGGAAATATGATTGGGTATGACAAACTTCTTGTGCTTGTTCGATTGTTACCTTTTTTCTTGgccaataaaaagaaaaggatgacTTCCACAAGCAATTGACTTTTGTTTTTGTCAGTCTTATCAGGCGGTCTATAAATACATACATGCAAGGCTTCTGTAAAAACATAGAAACTAGCGATGCGATGCTCCCTCCAGCTGTTAGAAAGGTTTTCtggatttttctgttttaaaacaGGGCTAGCTAGCATACATGTAAGGCTGGTAAACATGCACGCGTACGCTACTTGGCCATTGTGTGTGCGCAGAGTTGACATTGACAGACAGCACTAGCGGTGTGGGTTGAGGAGGGAGTGGGGCGCAGCCAAGGTGTTCGATGAATTGCCTCCAAGAAGTTTAAGGCACTAACAACACTTCCTTCATTTCTCCTGGTATGCATTTTCCTTGAGATTAGTATATACTTGACGTTCAAACGTCGGCAGGTTATTCAGTAATTcttcatatatatttactttGCGTGTGCGTGTCTGGTATATATAATATATGCTTCATTCTAAACACTTGCAATTCTCGATCAGAAAATTGGAAAAAATCAGTCTAAAGTCTAAACTAACTCTAGAGTCAAAATGTAGCAACCAACTTGGAAAGTAGGAGACATTTAATTTAGATTAAGGTTATGTCCCACCGGATATGATCTGACTGACTGACTGACTGACTGACTGACTGACTACTGGGAAAGCTTTGATGCATATTCTAATTCTTCCCAAATCTTAGCAGTCAATCAGTCAATAGTACTAGTTTAGGACAAGTCAAAGTGGAAAGGAATCAGGAATAATGTTTTAGGGAATGGTGGGTTGGTGGGTCCATTGATCCAAGGATACATCCAATCTCATGATCGATCCCCTTGTATTTTGGCTTTCTGTTTTCTACTGGAAAGCCCTGgagagatgaagatgatgaccgCTACTACTCCCTCACGCATGCGCTACCACATGCACGTGTTGTCCGTGTCAATGTCTTTATCCATTGATTGATTAGTAATATACGTGCTAGTAGTGTATGTTGTTAATCATAATCTAATTACCATATAATGTTATGTAGTAGATAGATAGAGACTAGAGTAGATAATGATAATGTAAAAAACTGGTATTAGTGTCTTGCTTCTAAACCAAAACTACAATTATAAAGCACTTTTCCACTAATATTACTGCAGTGAGTATTTGGAATCAATCATTTCATATATACTACTTGAATCTTATAAATGCTTTGATTTCAAATTGGCCCCATATCTATCTGCAAAGGACAGCAGCATGCTAATTTGTTTTGGGGAAATTATCAAACTTGTCACCTTGAGAGTTGGGGTAGGAAAGTCATTCACAGATCTGAAATTttagatcatttttttttttcatgacatGACTTTGTTGAACTTCCCCTTAAAGGCCATGCAGCTAATTAGATTGAGCACAGCAGTTTCTTTATACAGGCTAGCTGACTATATCTATCAGATAATCAAACAACTGGTCATTGAAAACAAATTCAATGCCTTCATTGTGTTTTCTGTAGCTAACAGGATCATATAAGGCTCTTCGATCTGCACTTTTCTTTGATTCTATATACTCTGCAGTTTTCAACAACTTATAGTAGATAAAGATTTCAAAATTGCTAAACTATGAAAGAACTGCTGGCTAGGGTAAATAACTCTACCAAACAATACCTAACAGTTGATTTTATCCGTAAACTTATTGCTCTACAATATTTCAACTTCTATCTAGCTTCAAACAAGATGCTATACATCCCTTTTTTCTAGTGAATCACCTCAACTTATCTGCAAATAAGATACTATCCCTATTATTACTATCTAGCTAGAAATAAGATGCTATCCCTAAACTTATATATATTCCTGTAAACACTGCACTTTAAGCCACATATATGGTTCTGTACATATATTGGAAAACCTGGTTCACCTATAAAAGTAGTTACCACAAAACTCATCGTTTCTGCATGTTAAAGACATCTGCTAAACTCTCATCCGAGCTTATGGTTACATATGCAAAATACTGATAATAATGTCATTGCCCTATCATTTTTAGAGTCAAGTTGCATGAATTATTTAAacttgaaaataaaaaactggGTATAAATCTGATATGATAACAGTACTGCAGCAATGtttttttccatctttttgTATCACATCAAACATTATAGTTCTGGATGGTGAATTGATCTTAACCATACAATTTAAGCAACTTTAAGATACCATAAGAAAGATGTATCTCTTTATGCACACTTGAAATTCCTGCTTATGAAAGCAAACTAGATGTATATACTTTATTTAAATCATATTATCATTCCATGAAGATGCAATAATAGATTGCTATGGATGAGGATGCCTGTCAGCAAAGCAAGTTCTTGTAGAGGACTTAATGATGTGAACTTGGAAGGTTTAACCGTGTTTCGAAAGTCTTAGTTTCTTGATTATAATCCTTGGATTACGCTACAGTTAGAATCGATTCACGCAATGTGTTGGGAGACACTTTGCCAACAGGCAATGATTTTGATTGAGAATAAGTTTGCTTCTTCTAGTGAGCGTAGTATTCTTCAGAGATCAGCAGATACCAGCAGATCATTGTATACATAACAGCTTGATCCTCCAGTAGCTGTACATCCTAGGGCATCATAACTGTATGAATTGTATAGCTTTCTGTACATGCAGTTTTCCATTAGAAAAATGGAAAGCAAATGAATTTATTATAAAACCTAAACTACTCTACTTAAAGAGAAGCATAGCAAGTGGAAACACTAGAAATGAATGTGTTTTTGCAAGTTTCTTTGGTACAATTGATCCATACTCATGTAGTCTATGACCACTCTATGAACTTTTCTGAGCTAGAAAGTAGGATTTATTAGTAATCTACAGGTACTATATATAGACAGTAGCTTAGAAATACAAGACAAGGTCCCTAAAAATAAGGGGTTCAACACTCCAAccttcaaaaaaattaaaacacagTAACAATATGGTATTATTCTTAGTAATATCAAGCCATATGTAAAGGTATTTTATTGATCAGTGAACATCAATTCATTAAAACATTACTCTAACTCTAGATTTACTTTTCTATCAAGGATTTCCATTAAGTTTAGTAGGCTTCAAACTTTCAAAGTAGATTTACTTttctgagaaattttttttgtatcaGTGAACATGCATTAATAGCATTGATTTATCAACAAGTATATAGAAATGATAAGATTCACTGATAGTTAGGACAGTTTTAGAGATTATGTGCTTTTTTTCTCGGTAAATGTTGAAACCAAAACAATGCAGCTATATCTTCATACTAATTTTGAGACAAGGAAAAggagagaggaaaaagaaatcAACTTATTATAGCTATTATGATGAAGGGCACATGCATTTTTCTTAGCAGCATTTATGGTAACTATAATGGAGGTCTGCAGTCCTCCTAAAATGTAGATAGGTACAATAGGTATTGTACTGCAGATGTACAAATTAGAAGGCTCATACCTTCAtattaatgtatatatatagctagctTGAATGAGAAAATATCATCATTGCTCATGGAAGAGGGTATACTAGTGTTCTTGCAGCTTTGAAAGACTTGGAATACACGCAGTATAGCTTACAAGCATTGTTTGAAAACTGAAATCTACCTACTTGGTTTTGGAAATCATAAATCATCTGTTACTCAACTCTATTTAATCCCAGCAATCCATGTGATACTTCAATAGGAGAAACAATGGCTAGTGATTCTCAGTGTTTTTGGGGCCTTTGCCTCTCACTTTCACTATATTTTATTCACTCAAATTCGACACCTCATGTAACTTTTCTATACCTAAAAGTATTGTTTCACCTTTTTCCTCTCTAAATATTACCTCagtttactcccattttttcgAGTTTCTGCAGGTGTACATAGTCTATTTGGGGCTCAGTCATAATATTCATGAACCTCACCTGACTTCAGAACACCATGTTCAGCTCCTTTCCAAAGTTTTTGCCAGGTTTACATTCATGCTTTGTTTTCTCTGCATGTACATATTACttcaagtttttattttcttctaagGTTTTATTTCTCTATTTGCGTTGTTTATCTTTAGTGAAGAGGATGTTAAACGGTCAATGCTTTATAGCTACAAGCATAGTTTCTCAGGGTTTTCGGCAAAGCTCAATTCATCACAAGCAAGCGCCTTGGCCAGTAAgctattcttttctttcttttttcttagggTTTTCAGCATGctttttcctcttctctctgtccTTGATAAGCTTATAACCTCAGTGCTTAAGAAATTACATGCGTTAATAATGTAAGACGAACCAAATAATTGCAGGGATGGAAGAAGTGATATCGGTTTTCAGAAGTAAGACACTGCAGTTGCACACAACAAGGAGTTGGGACTTCTTGGGCCTTCCCTTGATCAGCAGCAGTACTAGTACTGCAAGTGCAGCGGCCTCTCCATTGCAACTAGCATATGGCCAAGATGTCATTGTTGGGGTTTTTGATACAGGTATTTAATTTAACCTTCATATATAACTCAACATCTTCTTTAAATGACCGTAACTAATGCCTATGATTCTATGAGTATACTAATTAAAGTGTTTTGGTGATCATTAATTAGGTATATGGCCTGAATCAGAAAGTTTCCGAGAAGAGCCACATATGAGGCCTATCCCCTCAACTTGGAAGGGAAAGTGTGTGAAAGGTGAGAAGTTTGAGCCAGCAAAAGCATGCAACCGGAAGCTAATTGGTGCTCGCTACTACCTGGAAGGCTTTGAAGAAGACTATGGGCCACTAAACAAGAGTGGCAATCCAGAATTTCGATCAGCTAGAGACTTTCTTGGTCACGGGACACACACAGCCTCAACAGCAGTGGGTTCAGTAGTGAAAAATAATGCAAGTTTCTATGGTTTTGCAGAGGGCACTGCCCGGGGTGGAGCACCTAAGGCTCGTCTAGCAGTGTACAAAGTTTGTTGGGGACAGAATTATAGTAGCAGGTGTACTGGAGCAGACATACTTGCAGCTTTTGATGATGCTTTGCATGATGGAGTTCATGTTATTTCAGCGTCTATTGGATCGAGACCACCACTGATACCATTGTTTGAATCAGAAGGTGCTATCGGTTCGTTTCATGCAATGCAGTTAGGTGTTAGTGTGGTGTTCTCAGCAGGTAACGAAGGGCCAGATCCATCACAGGTCACAAATGTTGCTCCTTGGGGCCTCTGTGTTGCTGCTTCATCAATTGATAGAATGTTCCCAACCAGGATTCTCCTAGATAATAAGCTCTCTATCATGGTAATTCTTAAATTTTGGATAATAGATGTTAACATAATAATATGTATGCCCCGATATTTAAGAAGTTAAAGGTAATATATGTAGGGTTATATACAATCGTGGCATGGGTCTTGTTTGTGGTTATTGATAATTAGAAGTGGGTCAAAATATGACCATTTCCTAACTAAAGCTTTTTTGACGAGGCAGCACATGTATGCCAGTAAATAAATTTTACTAGCTGATCACTCAGTAGAGCACTCTATTTTGTACAGGGAGAGAGCTTAATTACTAGACCTATTAAAGCAAAATTGGCAGATGCGAGCGTATTCTTTAATAATGGgtgacttttcttttctgtcGACTCTCCAACTTAGATGATTTTCTAATATAATGACTTGCTATAGTATGTAAGTGCAAA
It encodes:
- the LOC112166744 gene encoding subtilisin-like protease SBT3.18; the encoded protein is MLPPAVRKKFKALTTLPSFLLVYIVYLGLSHNIHEPHLTSEHHVQLLSKVFASEEDVKRSMLYSYKHSFSGFSAKLNSSQASALARMEEVISVFRSKTLQLHTTRSWDFLGLPLISSSTSTASAAASPLQLAYGQDVIVGVFDTGIWPESESFREEPHMRPIPSTWKGKCVKGEKFEPAKACNRKLIGARYYLEGFEEDYGPLNKSGNPEFRSARDFLGHGTHTASTAVGSVVKNNASFYGFAEGTARGGAPKARLAVYKVCWGQNYSSRCTGADILAAFDDALHDGVHVISASIGSRPPLIPLFESEGAIGSFHAMQLGVSVVFSAGNEGPDPSQVTNVAPWGLCVAASSIDRMFPTRILLDNKLSIMGESLITRPIKAKLADASVFFNNGVCTSSNWKEPKSAEGRVILCFSAIGPYDIGDAEVAAKLANASALIFVEPMSREIGADIIPSVHVNLEQGTRILNYLTDSPTKPVVQIEASKTIIGKSLAPRVAYFSSRGPSSLTPDILKPDISAPGMNILAAWPNQTSPTLRRDDNRSVNWNFQSGTSMSCPHVSGVVALIKSAHPNWSPAAIKSAIMTTAYTKDTSFDTILADGPMKASDPFDLGAGHIDPIKAMDPGLVYDMKTRDYVQFLCNIGYTEEQINMIVLCPSGTDTSCPRVPKSNANVNYPSITVSNLQFAVTIKRTMRNVGENKNAIYFGTISEPDGVEVVIWPRVLVFSWFKAENTYYVTLKPQKKSQGRYDFGEIVWSDGFHRVRSPLVVCVNTTQDSNASMNLSYM